DNA from Campylobacter lari:
CCTGCTAGTGGTTTGTATTTGAGTAAGATTTCTTATTATAATAATGCATGATTTTTTTATGTATAAAAAATGAAAAAAGAATGATCAAGGTCCCTATGCAAAAAGGTAGTAGCTCTACATCTACTCCAAAAATACTCATATTGATAAAAATACTTATAGGTATAATAGCATTATTCATCAAAGCTAAAACCCCGTTATCTACTTCAGTGGAGCCTTTGTTCCATAAAAAATATCCAAATCCTGAAGCAATAGTCCCAAGATAAATCAAAGCTATCCAAGAACTTAAATTGGATGGTAAATTATTATAATCTCCAAAAAATAAAAAAGCAGGTAAGGTTATACTGGTTGCGCCTAAATAAAAATAAGCGAAAGCTTCTTTTTGGTTTAAGTTTGTATTTTTTTCTAATAAAATTTTATAAAAACTTTGTCCAGCGCCAAATACTAAATTAGCTCCTTGAATAAGTAAAAAACCATATAAAAAATTAGAGTTAATATTATCAAATTTAACTACAAAAGCACCTACAATACATATAAAAATACTTATAAAATATAAATATCTAAGATTTTTTGAAAAAAGCCCATAAAAAAGTACAACATAAAAAGGTGTAAAAATCGTAAAAAGTGCCACTTCGCTTACACTTAAATATAAAAAAGAATGATAATAAAATAAATTCATCACACCAAGTTGTAAAGCTCCAATGCTTATGAGTTTTAGTTTTAAATGCAAATTCAGCTTAAAATTTAAAAAAGGTAAAAATACTAATAAAGACAAAAAAACTTTTGCAAATGCAGCAAAAAAACTATCCATTTCTAAGGTTATAAAATGCCCAATTAATGGAAAAGAAAAAGCCCAAATAAAACTTGCTAGTAATAAACTTGGC
Protein-coding regions in this window:
- a CDS encoding EamA family transporter; this encodes MPSLLLASFIWAFSFPLIGHFITLEMDSFFAAFAKVFLSLLVFLPFLNFKLNLHLKLKLISIGALQLGVMNLFYYHSFLYLSVSEVALFTIFTPFYVVLFYGLFSKNLRYLYFISIFICIVGAFVVKFDNINSNFLYGFLLIQGANLVFGAGQSFYKILLEKNTNLNQKEAFAYFYLGATSITLPAFLFFGDYNNLPSNLSSWIALIYLGTIASGFGYFLWNKGSTEVDNGVLALMNNAIIPISIFINMSIFGVDVELLPFCIGTLIILFSFFIHKKIMHYYNKKSYSNTNH